From Nitrosopumilus zosterae, the proteins below share one genomic window:
- a CDS encoding PPOX class F420-dependent oxidoreductase, with the protein MISLEKIKSEKYIVLETYRKNGEPVKTPVWFVINDDFVYVVTRSNTGKIKRLQNNPKVKFALCTIKGKVTGEWISGTVKILDGNQTKSTIEMRDKKYGFMAKIAKFLSKSKGELCAFSIKID; encoded by the coding sequence ATGATTAGTTTAGAGAAAATAAAATCAGAAAAATACATAGTACTTGAAACATATAGAAAAAATGGTGAACCGGTCAAAACTCCAGTATGGTTTGTAATTAATGATGACTTTGTGTATGTAGTAACGAGAAGCAATACAGGTAAAATAAAACGCCTTCAAAATAATCCAAAAGTAAAATTTGCTCTATGTACCATAAAAGGGAAAGTCACAGGAGAATGGATTTCAGGAACTGTGAAAATTTTAGATGGTAATCAAACAAAAAGTACAATAGAAATGAGAGATAAAAAATACGGATTCATGGCAAAGATTGCAAAATTCTTGAGTAAAAGCAAGGGAGAACTTTGTGCATTTTCAATCAAGATAGATTAA
- a CDS encoding DHHA1 domain-containing protein produces MTVSKTKKHTTKKIVKKTVTKKVSKKINKKPTKKITATRTVKPQRTKVICISHKEDCDGISSAALIRQAFGGDAILVDYPGQMEALNQVVLDEKLKSLFICDLGLSKKTQDEFIDIMTTLRKNKVSVTYIDHHDIDPNVLKALNKIKVKIIHDTNECTAVLVYNAFKSKLNDHASFVAACAAITDYMETRPIGAKLLQIYDRQFALISATVLTYNIVGHQKEPDYLLYLVEELADSKFPHAIPNTFEFAQIQVEKLSQMIAKVKQGLKTMKNLGYMEILDAGASGAVNFVMGLSGKNVGVAYKERVDHGIYAVSVRGSKDCKVHLGKIVNILATNLGGSGGGHDKACGAVIPKPKIKKFITELNKQIK; encoded by the coding sequence TTGACAGTATCTAAAACTAAAAAACATACAACCAAAAAGATTGTTAAAAAAACCGTCACAAAAAAAGTCTCTAAAAAAATCAATAAAAAACCTACAAAAAAAATCACTGCTACAAGAACTGTTAAACCACAACGTACCAAAGTAATTTGCATTTCACATAAAGAAGATTGTGATGGAATTAGTTCTGCTGCATTGATTAGACAGGCATTTGGTGGTGATGCAATATTGGTTGATTATCCAGGCCAAATGGAAGCACTAAATCAAGTAGTTTTAGATGAAAAATTAAAATCATTATTTATTTGTGATTTAGGTCTTAGCAAAAAAACCCAAGATGAATTTATTGATATTATGACAACTTTAAGAAAAAATAAAGTGTCTGTGACTTACATTGACCACCATGACATTGATCCTAATGTTCTGAAGGCATTAAATAAGATCAAAGTAAAAATAATTCATGATACCAATGAATGCACTGCAGTTTTAGTTTACAATGCATTTAAATCAAAACTAAATGATCACGCATCATTTGTTGCAGCATGTGCTGCAATCACTGACTATATGGAAACTCGACCAATTGGTGCAAAGTTATTACAAATCTATGATAGACAATTTGCATTGATTAGCGCAACTGTTCTTACCTATAATATTGTAGGGCATCAAAAAGAACCTGACTATCTTTTGTATTTGGTTGAGGAGTTGGCCGATTCTAAATTCCCGCATGCGATACCAAATACTTTTGAGTTTGCACAAATTCAAGTTGAGAAACTATCTCAAATGATTGCCAAGGTCAAACAAGGTCTGAAGACTATGAAGAATCTTGGATATATGGAAATTCTTGATGCTGGTGCAAGCGGTGCTGTTAATTTTGTTATGGGGTTGTCTGGAAAAAATGTAGGTGTTGCATACAAAGAACGTGTTGATCATGGAATTTATGCAGTATCTGTTCGTGGTTCTAAAGACTGTAAAGTTCATCTAGGAAAAATTGTCAATATTTTGGCAACCAATCTTGGAGGATCAGGCGGAGGCCATGATAAGGCATGTGGTGCTGTAATACCAAAACCTAAAATTAAAAAATTCATCACTGAATTAAATAAACAAATAAAATAA
- a CDS encoding PEFG-CTERM sorting domain-containing protein — translation MVSTLAFANTTIEVQTSETKIKALESIWVTGKITDVAQYKPVKLRVIGPDGKLVFAPQVTIDDNGEFRKLLNPPIPSFKPGEYIVTASHDDTKSVAQTQFTVISQEIPRNSDIQTSESKVIVEKEQQKSSKEITIQAEAENGSDVIMVKGNTNFRGTDITLIVKSPIGNMITIDQVTPGMYGDFQAEIKIGGPMWKEDGMYTITANHGSSSEYKESIKVEIKDGVVVPEFGVTTSLVLAMSIISIIIVSTKLKLATPFRY, via the coding sequence TTGGTTTCAACTTTAGCTTTTGCAAATACAACCATAGAAGTACAAACGTCAGAAACAAAGATCAAAGCATTAGAATCAATTTGGGTTACAGGTAAAATTACAGATGTTGCACAATACAAGCCAGTAAAATTAAGAGTCATCGGTCCAGACGGAAAATTAGTATTTGCACCACAAGTTACGATTGATGATAATGGAGAATTTAGAAAATTACTAAATCCGCCAATTCCAAGTTTTAAGCCAGGAGAATACATTGTAACTGCAAGCCACGATGACACAAAATCAGTTGCACAAACTCAATTCACAGTTATTTCACAAGAGATTCCAAGAAATTCAGATATTCAGACAAGTGAATCAAAAGTAATAGTAGAAAAAGAACAACAAAAAAGTTCAAAGGAAATCACCATACAAGCTGAAGCTGAAAACGGTTCAGATGTTATTATGGTCAAAGGAAACACCAATTTTAGAGGAACAGATATCACGTTGATTGTAAAATCACCAATAGGGAACATGATAACAATTGATCAAGTCACACCTGGAATGTATGGGGATTTTCAAGCAGAAATTAAAATAGGCGGTCCAATGTGGAAGGAAGACGGTATGTACACAATCACTGCAAATCACGGATCTTCATCAGAGTATAAAGAATCAATCAAAGTTGAAATTAAAGACGGAGTAGTAGTTCCAGAATTTGGAGTTACAACATCATTGGTTTTAGCAATGTCAATTATTTCTATAATTATTGTTTCAACAAAATTAAAACTTGCCACACCATTCAGATATTAA
- a CDS encoding response regulator transcription factor — MGLNVLVVDDSPFMRQNIKDVFRYMKINSVIEAKNGMDAIRAFKKYRPSLVTIDYEMPGMNGIETAMKIREIDKNVKMIIVTSIKSNMIAIKSGKIPQLGYITKPIDPFMIKNELAKL; from the coding sequence ATGGGATTAAATGTATTGGTTGTGGATGATTCACCATTTATGAGACAAAATATCAAAGATGTATTCAGATACATGAAAATCAATTCTGTGATAGAGGCAAAAAACGGCATGGATGCAATTAGAGCATTTAAAAAATACAGACCATCTTTAGTCACCATAGATTATGAGATGCCAGGAATGAATGGAATTGAGACAGCAATGAAGATTAGAGAAATTGATAAAAATGTAAAGATGATAATTGTCACATCTATCAAGTCAAACATGATTGCAATCAAGAGTGGAAAAATTCCTCAGCTAGGATACATCACAAAGCCAATAGATCCTTTTATGATTAAAAATGAACTGGCGAAATTATAG
- a CDS encoding RidA family protein, with the protein MIEEKLDELGIKLPNPPIPAGSYVPAIRTGNLLFISGQIPMEDGKVIFTGKVSDENLETAQKSARMCAINILTQIKRELGDLNKVSKIVRLSGFVNSVPEFSQQPKVINPASDLFFEIFGEKGKHSRIAVGVSCLPLNSMTEIDAVVEFLE; encoded by the coding sequence ATGATTGAAGAAAAATTAGATGAATTAGGAATAAAACTTCCAAATCCGCCAATACCAGCAGGATCATATGTGCCTGCAATTAGAACGGGAAATTTATTATTCATTTCAGGACAAATTCCCATGGAAGACGGAAAGGTGATATTTACAGGCAAAGTTTCAGATGAGAATTTAGAGACCGCACAGAAATCGGCAAGAATGTGCGCAATCAATATTTTAACACAGATAAAAAGAGAATTAGGAGATTTAAACAAAGTTTCAAAAATAGTCAGACTTTCAGGATTTGTGAATTCAGTTCCAGAATTTTCTCAACAACCAAAAGTAATTAATCCTGCATCGGATTTATTTTTTGAGATCTTTGGTGAAAAGGGCAAACATTCAAGAATTGCTGTCGGAGTATCTTGCTTACCTCTAAATTCAATGACGGAAATTGACGCCGTTGTAGAATTTCTGGAGTGA